Proteins encoded by one window of Blautia faecicola:
- a CDS encoding DUF362 domain-containing protein, protein MEKEELLLIHGTDYKAMTKEILHAAELSAQIGARDKKIGIKPNLVAPSEASWGATTHPEVVAGIIEYLQEAGFQNLIMLEGSWVGDKTRESMEVCGYDRLSETYQVPFKDMQADPGELTECGGMELEICREAKSLDFLINVPVMKGHCQTKITCALKNMKGLLPNREKRHFHAMGLHKPIAHLAIGLPQDFILVDNICGDWDFEDGGNPVEMNRLIAGRDPVLVDAFVCQEMGYAVEEVPYIRMAETLGAGCADWTHARIRELNPPVSQVVKIGRRKVMEVADAVEEVESCSACYGYLIPALDRLKEEGLLEKLDTKICIGQGYRGKTGTLGIGSCTRGFATYLKGCPPTDEEIYHFLKKCIQEKEERI, encoded by the coding sequence ATGGAAAAAGAAGAATTACTGTTGATTCACGGAACGGATTATAAAGCGATGACAAAAGAGATCCTGCATGCGGCAGAACTTTCCGCACAGATCGGAGCGCGGGATAAAAAGATCGGGATCAAGCCGAATCTGGTGGCACCGTCGGAGGCTTCCTGGGGGGCGACGACGCATCCGGAAGTTGTGGCGGGAATCATCGAATATCTGCAGGAGGCGGGATTTCAGAATCTCATCATGCTGGAAGGCTCCTGGGTGGGGGATAAGACGAGAGAATCCATGGAAGTCTGTGGATATGATCGCCTGAGCGAAACGTATCAGGTTCCCTTTAAGGATATGCAGGCAGATCCCGGAGAACTGACGGAGTGCGGCGGGATGGAGCTGGAGATCTGCCGGGAGGCAAAGAGCCTGGACTTTTTGATCAATGTGCCGGTGATGAAGGGGCATTGCCAGACGAAGATCACCTGTGCGCTGAAAAATATGAAAGGACTGCTTCCAAACCGGGAAAAACGTCATTTTCATGCGATGGGACTGCATAAACCGATCGCTCATCTGGCAATCGGTCTGCCGCAGGATTTTATTCTGGTTGACAATATCTGCGGGGACTGGGATTTTGAGGACGGAGGCAATCCGGTAGAGATGAACCGTCTGATCGCCGGAAGAGACCCGGTGCTGGTTGATGCATTTGTCTGCCAGGAGATGGGCTATGCGGTGGAAGAAGTGCCGTATATCCGGATGGCAGAAACGCTGGGAGCAGGATGCGCAGACTGGACACACGCCCGGATCCGGGAACTGAATCCACCGGTTTCGCAGGTGGTAAAGATCGGAAGGAGAAAAGTCATGGAAGTCGCGGATGCGGTAGAAGAGGTGGAATCCTGCAGTGCCTGCTACGGATATCTGATCCCGGCACTCGACCGGTTAAAAGAAGAAGGACTTCTGGAAAAACTGGATACGAAGATCTGTATCGGACAGGGCTATCGGGGGAAAACAGGAACACTGGGAATCGGCAGCTGTACCAGAGGATTTGCCACGTATCTGAAGGGATGTCCGCCTACTGATGAGGAAATCTATCATTTTCTAAAAAAATGTATACAGGAAAAAGAAGAACGGATATAA
- a CDS encoding 2-hydroxyacid dehydrogenase yields the protein MKILFYDTKSYDKESFEAKAKDYPDIQIEYLKSELVPSTAKLAKGYDAICAFVSSDVGTETIEVLHACGVKLILMRCAGFNNVDVEKAAACGIKVMRVPGYSPEAVAEHAMALALAANRRIHKAYVRVRENDFSLGGMQGVNFYKKTAGIVGTGKIGAAMARICHGFGMNVIAYDKYQNPALDFVTYVSLDELLAQSDLISLHCPLMDETYHMINRESIQKMKDGVILVNTSRGGLVKTADLIEGIRARKFFAVGLDVYEEEKKNVFEDRSDEIMETSITARLLSFPNVIITSHQGFFTYEALDAISETTLNNAMAFTKGERTGNEVEVE from the coding sequence GTGAAGATTTTATTTTATGATACGAAAAGTTATGATAAAGAGTCGTTTGAAGCAAAAGCAAAAGACTATCCGGATATTCAGATCGAATATCTGAAATCCGAACTGGTTCCGAGCACTGCAAAACTGGCAAAAGGTTACGATGCGATCTGTGCATTTGTCAGCAGTGATGTGGGAACCGAGACGATCGAGGTTCTGCATGCATGCGGTGTTAAACTGATCCTGATGCGCTGTGCGGGATTTAACAATGTAGATGTGGAAAAAGCGGCTGCGTGTGGAATCAAAGTGATGCGTGTGCCTGGATATTCTCCGGAAGCCGTAGCGGAACATGCGATGGCACTGGCACTGGCTGCCAACAGAAGAATCCATAAAGCGTACGTGAGAGTCCGTGAAAATGACTTCAGCCTTGGCGGTATGCAGGGGGTAAACTTCTATAAGAAAACAGCCGGTATCGTGGGAACCGGTAAGATCGGTGCGGCAATGGCAAGAATCTGCCATGGATTCGGTATGAATGTCATTGCGTATGATAAATATCAGAATCCGGCACTGGATTTTGTGACCTATGTATCTCTGGATGAGCTGCTGGCGCAGAGTGATCTGATCTCCCTTCACTGCCCGCTGATGGATGAGACTTATCATATGATCAACCGGGAATCCATCCAGAAGATGAAAGACGGTGTGATCCTCGTCAATACTTCCCGTGGCGGTCTGGTAAAAACAGCGGATCTGATCGAGGGTATCCGCGCGAGAAAGTTCTTCGCTGTCGGCCTGGATGTATACGAGGAAGAGAAAAAAAATGTATTTGAGGACCGTTCGGATGAGATCATGGAGACCTCCATCACCGCAAGACTGCTGTCCTTCCCGAATGTCATTATCACTTCCCATCAGGGATTCTTTACTTACGAAGCACTGGATGCGATCAGCGAGACTACACTGAACAATGCGATGGCATTCACAAAAGGCGAAAGAACAGGAAATGAAGTGGAAGTTGAGTAA
- the thrS gene encoding threonine--tRNA ligase: MVNFKEDEQLKTLNHSCAHVMAQAIKHLYPQAKFWVGPVVAEGFYYDIDLGDDVIRDEDIEKITKEMKKVVKSGKKIIRREVSKEEALEMFADDPYKLDLIADLEDGNITVYDQGDFTDLCRGPHVDNVKLCKHFKLIRHSGAYWKGDSKNKMLQRIYGVCFPTAEELEAHLQLLEEAKERDHRKIGKDMNLFMVDDLVGRGLPMFLPKGYTIWQELENYIKEKERKLGYLHVMTPCVGTVNLYKTSGHWDHYKENMFPPMEMEGESFVLRPMNCPHHMMIYANRRHSYKNLPIRIGEIAHDFRYESSGTLKGIERGRHFCQNDAHLFVTPEQIKDEFTKVVELIFNTYKDFGITNYRCVLSLRDPENKEKYHDDDEMWNTAEDALRDVMNSIGIEYTEEIGEAAFYGPKLDVNVQPAIGNEITLSTCQLDFCLPAKFNLSYIDSNGEKQTPVVLHRAILGSLDRFMAYILEETKGNLPTWLAPVQARVMPVKTDDEGLNAYAQEIVDALEAADVRVELDDRAEKLGYRMREGQVEKVPYLLVVGFNEKDDRTVSFRLHGEKETTVLPLDTFVEKIKAEIKEKSREHIHVN, translated from the coding sequence ATGGTAAATTTTAAAGAAGATGAACAGTTAAAAACACTGAACCATTCCTGCGCCCATGTGATGGCTCAGGCGATCAAACATCTGTATCCACAGGCAAAGTTCTGGGTTGGACCGGTTGTTGCGGAAGGATTCTATTATGATATCGATCTTGGCGATGATGTGATCCGTGATGAGGATATTGAAAAGATCACAAAAGAGATGAAAAAAGTGGTAAAATCCGGCAAAAAGATCATTCGCCGTGAAGTTTCAAAAGAAGAAGCACTGGAAATGTTCGCCGATGATCCGTACAAACTGGATCTGATCGCAGATCTGGAAGACGGAAATATCACCGTTTACGATCAGGGAGACTTTACCGACCTCTGTCGTGGACCTCACGTAGACAACGTAAAACTCTGTAAACATTTCAAACTGATCCGTCACTCCGGTGCTTACTGGAAAGGTGACAGCAAGAATAAGATGCTGCAGCGTATCTACGGTGTATGTTTCCCGACCGCAGAAGAGCTGGAAGCACATCTGCAGTTGCTCGAGGAAGCAAAAGAGAGAGATCACAGAAAGATCGGAAAAGACATGAACCTGTTCATGGTAGACGATCTGGTTGGACGTGGTCTGCCGATGTTCCTGCCGAAGGGATATACAATCTGGCAGGAGTTGGAAAACTATATCAAAGAAAAAGAGCGTAAACTGGGTTACCTGCACGTTATGACACCGTGTGTTGGTACGGTAAACCTGTATAAGACTTCCGGGCACTGGGATCACTACAAAGAGAACATGTTCCCGCCGATGGAGATGGAAGGAGAATCTTTCGTTCTTCGTCCGATGAACTGCCCGCACCACATGATGATCTATGCAAACAGAAGACATTCTTATAAAAACCTGCCGATCCGTATCGGTGAGATCGCACATGATTTCCGTTATGAGAGCAGCGGAACTCTGAAAGGTATCGAGCGTGGAAGACATTTCTGCCAGAACGATGCCCATCTGTTTGTAACACCGGAACAGATCAAAGATGAGTTTACCAAAGTAGTAGAGTTGATCTTCAACACCTACAAAGATTTCGGTATCACCAATTACCGTTGTGTACTGTCTCTTCGTGATCCGGAAAACAAAGAAAAATATCATGATGATGATGAAATGTGGAACACAGCAGAAGATGCACTGCGTGATGTAATGAACAGCATCGGCATTGAATATACGGAAGAGATCGGAGAGGCTGCATTCTACGGTCCGAAACTGGATGTAAACGTACAGCCGGCGATCGGTAACGAGATCACCCTGTCTACCTGCCAGCTGGACTTCTGCCTGCCGGCAAAATTCAACCTGTCCTACATCGACAGCAACGGAGAAAAACAGACACCGGTTGTTCTGCACCGTGCAATCCTGGGATCTCTGGATCGTTTCATGGCATACATCCTGGAAGAGACCAAAGGAAATCTGCCGACCTGGCTGGCTCCTGTTCAGGCGCGCGTTATGCCGGTTAAGACCGATGATGAAGGGCTGAATGCCTATGCACAGGAAATCGTGGATGCACTGGAAGCAGCAGATGTCCGTGTAGAACTGGATGACCGTGCAGAGAAACTGGGATACCGTATGCGTGAAGGTCAGGTAGAAAAAGTACCGTACCTGCTGGTTGTCGGATTCAACGAGAAAGATGACAGAACCGTTTCCTTCCGTCTGCATGGCGAAAAAGAAACCACCGTTCTGCCGCTGGATACTTTCGTAGAAAAGATCAAAGCAGAGATCAAAGAAAAATCCAGAGAACACATTCATGTAAACTAA
- a CDS encoding DUF6783 domain-containing protein, with the protein MLAWEFCEYRSSRRKPARACLKNHFRNLQAPLCGIFYPHSVAVARYAALIRIKSPTN; encoded by the coding sequence ATGCTTGCATGGGAATTCTGCGAATACCGCTCTAGCAGGCGGAAGCCTGCTAGAGCGTGTCTGAAAAATCATTTCCGCAATCTGCAAGCCCCACTTTGCGGTATATTTTACCCTCATTCGGTTGCCGTAGCCCGCTACGCCGCCCTCATTCGGATAAAATCTCCCACAAACTGA
- a CDS encoding DUF6472 family protein has product MAGQTNCESCANYVYDEESDCYCCEVDLDEDEMYRFLSDTFYQCPYYQLDDEYRIVRKQM; this is encoded by the coding sequence ATGGCAGGACAGACAAACTGTGAGAGTTGTGCAAATTACGTATACGATGAAGAATCCGATTGCTACTGCTGTGAAGTAGATCTGGATGAAGATGAGATGTACCGGTTTCTGAGCGATACCTTTTATCAGTGTCCATATTATCAGCTGGATGATGAATATCGGATCGTGAGAAAACAAATGTAA
- a CDS encoding exonuclease SbcCD subunit D yields MRFFHLSDLHIGKQLYGYSLLEDQEWILNKIYELIDKERPDGVLIAGDVYDKSVPAAEAVTVFDRFLTKVSQLEPKIPVLIISGNHDSPERLSFGAEILSRQQVYVAGSCPQSENEHLKKVTFQDAWGETDVWMLPFVKPGYVRKLMEESRKKTDREDGAGQGSYGSQEADREPETEREEIRRDYNETVKFLLERENIDTARRNILISHQFYTAGGEIPKTSDSETITVGGLDQVETACLAPFSYVALGHIHRPQSMGRESIRYCGSMLKYSVSEWAQEKSVTEVILEAPGQEPVIRLHPLKPLREVCVIRGTLEEILEANKDRVSEDYVSIVLTDEQELYQPKEQLERIFTHILEVRTERNWKLAKEWEDGQEEETQTDPKLVFEQFFSQIQGRQLLEEEAEVLEEVFAKVREDEG; encoded by the coding sequence ATGCGATTTTTTCATTTATCCGATCTGCATATCGGAAAACAGTTATACGGTTATTCACTGCTGGAAGATCAGGAGTGGATATTGAACAAAATTTACGAACTGATCGATAAAGAGCGGCCGGACGGCGTCCTGATCGCAGGGGATGTCTATGACAAATCCGTGCCTGCGGCGGAGGCAGTTACCGTATTTGACCGGTTTCTTACTAAGGTAAGTCAGCTGGAACCGAAGATTCCGGTGCTGATCATCAGCGGCAATCATGATTCCCCGGAGCGGCTGTCTTTCGGGGCAGAGATTCTGAGCCGGCAGCAGGTCTATGTGGCGGGCAGCTGTCCACAGTCAGAAAACGAACATCTGAAAAAAGTGACGTTTCAGGATGCGTGGGGCGAGACGGATGTCTGGATGCTGCCGTTTGTAAAGCCGGGATATGTGCGAAAACTGATGGAGGAGAGCAGGAAAAAAACGGACAGAGAAGACGGAGCAGGGCAGGGAAGCTACGGCTCCCAGGAGGCAGATAGAGAGCCGGAAACCGAAAGGGAAGAGATCCGCAGGGATTATAACGAGACGGTAAAATTTCTTCTCGAAAGGGAGAACATCGACACTGCCAGGAGAAATATCCTGATTTCGCATCAGTTCTACACAGCAGGCGGGGAGATACCTAAAACCAGTGATTCCGAGACGATAACGGTAGGCGGACTCGATCAGGTGGAAACCGCGTGTCTGGCACCATTTTCCTATGTGGCGCTGGGACATATTCACCGTCCGCAGTCGATGGGAAGAGAGAGCATCCGTTACTGCGGATCGATGTTAAAATATTCGGTCAGTGAGTGGGCACAGGAAAAATCGGTGACGGAAGTGATCCTGGAAGCGCCGGGACAGGAACCGGTCATCCGGCTGCATCCGCTGAAACCATTGCGCGAGGTATGTGTGATCCGGGGAACCCTCGAAGAAATCCTGGAAGCCAACAAAGACCGCGTCAGTGAGGATTATGTCAGTATCGTTCTGACGGATGAACAGGAACTGTATCAGCCGAAGGAACAGCTGGAGCGGATCTTTACGCATATTCTGGAAGTGCGTACGGAGAGAAACTGGAAACTTGCGAAAGAATGGGAGGACGGACAGGAAGAGGAGACACAGACAGATCCGAAGCTGGTCTTTGAACAGTTCTTCTCCCAGATCCAGGGGCGGCAGCTGCTTGAGGAAGAGGCAGAAGTGCTTGAAGAAGTATTTGCGAAAGTCAGGGAGGATGAAGGATGA
- a CDS encoding AAA family ATPase yields MRPMILTMSAFGSYADCVTIDFGQVQQGVFLITGDTGAGKTTIFDGITYALYGQTSGGRRDGTMMRSQYAPSGTKTYVDLTFSTGGQVWRVLRSPEYERESKRRNKDGERTMTKERGSVELYQPDGSLYPGTRQEVNRKLVEILGVDARQFMQIAMIAQGDFLRLLLAKSDERKEIFSRIFDTRIFGRVQEELKNRSKRCYGELEDNRKLCLREIEQLEVSESTAQEKEELLRTGQKEPDLEAVLAFAERLLEEEKAQYEQSQKEMKKTTAVLEKLNQRYSVEKERAQSFAKLAQLEKRLGVLEAEREEKDQEKERIGAAKRAAKVETVYAGYREAAESRKRAKMQEKQLEGWLEERKAETGKLKEKEETWSSYVKKLEEKEVPVLERLRQALEQYGQLQSHLKEAERLEKHRQQEADRYQRADRAYRQQAERYEALYQEYLAGQAGILAAQLKENAPCPVCGSLHHPSPAKRPLANLSQELVEKERERRNQAENDREACRQKYQETENRYQQEMAVIREQQMRLLQREQNEEESLEVMKNRWEEWEEKARKRLKDGEEKLQVSKKELDRATQSLQKFLQEENRKKGQLEEVQRQCEIFKEQEKEKRTAYEAMRSEQQFETEEDFQNACMKPAELERREKALEAYEEQLRQSRQEVNWLRQQLKGKETPDLAQTESELKEQKEQQRMQERELRKLYSRRETNQQAARKLQQLTKEREELRKRYQVLNTLSRTANGSLAGTAKIDLESYMQRQYFQQMIRCANRHLERMAAGQFLLKCRSLENLSTQGNAGLDLDVYSLITGKVRDVKTLSGGESFMAALALALGMTDVITQAVGAVHIDTLFIDEGFGSLDENAREQAIRILQGLSGGSRLVGIISHVTELKEQIEQKLVVTKGKSGSKVEWK; encoded by the coding sequence ATGAGACCGATGATACTGACGATGTCCGCATTTGGCTCCTATGCGGACTGTGTGACGATAGATTTCGGACAGGTACAGCAGGGCGTATTTCTGATCACCGGGGATACCGGGGCAGGTAAGACAACGATCTTTGACGGAATCACCTATGCACTGTACGGACAGACCAGTGGAGGACGGAGAGACGGAACCATGATGCGCAGCCAGTATGCGCCGAGCGGGACAAAAACGTACGTGGATCTGACATTTTCCACCGGCGGACAGGTCTGGCGGGTGCTTCGAAGTCCGGAATACGAGCGGGAGAGCAAACGGCGGAACAAAGACGGCGAGCGGACGATGACAAAGGAGCGGGGCAGTGTGGAACTGTACCAGCCAGACGGCAGTCTGTATCCGGGAACCAGACAGGAGGTTAATCGAAAACTGGTGGAGATCCTCGGGGTGGATGCCAGACAGTTTATGCAGATCGCGATGATCGCGCAGGGGGATTTTCTGCGGCTGCTGCTGGCAAAGTCCGATGAACGAAAAGAAATTTTTTCCCGGATCTTTGACACCCGGATCTTCGGTCGTGTGCAGGAAGAACTGAAAAACAGAAGCAAACGGTGTTACGGCGAACTGGAAGACAACCGGAAGTTGTGTCTGCGGGAAATAGAACAGTTGGAAGTTTCAGAAAGTACGGCGCAGGAAAAGGAAGAACTTCTGAGAACCGGGCAGAAAGAACCGGATCTGGAGGCAGTGCTTGCCTTTGCCGAGCGTTTACTGGAAGAAGAGAAAGCGCAGTATGAACAGAGCCAAAAAGAGATGAAAAAAACAACTGCGGTGCTGGAAAAACTGAATCAGCGCTACAGTGTGGAAAAAGAGCGGGCGCAGAGTTTTGCGAAACTTGCGCAGCTGGAAAAACGGCTCGGCGTACTGGAAGCGGAGAGAGAGGAGAAAGATCAGGAAAAAGAACGAATCGGTGCTGCAAAACGGGCGGCAAAAGTAGAGACGGTCTATGCAGGCTACCGTGAGGCGGCGGAGAGCAGAAAACGGGCCAAGATGCAGGAAAAACAGCTGGAAGGATGGCTGGAGGAACGGAAAGCGGAAACCGGAAAACTGAAAGAGAAAGAGGAAACCTGGAGCAGCTATGTAAAGAAACTGGAAGAAAAAGAGGTGCCGGTTCTCGAACGGCTGCGACAGGCACTCGAACAGTATGGACAGCTCCAGAGTCATCTGAAAGAGGCAGAACGTCTGGAAAAACACAGACAGCAGGAGGCGGACCGTTACCAGAGGGCAGATCGCGCTTACCGGCAGCAGGCAGAACGCTACGAGGCACTGTATCAGGAATATCTTGCCGGACAGGCGGGGATTCTTGCCGCACAGCTGAAAGAGAATGCCCCGTGTCCTGTCTGCGGCTCGCTGCACCACCCTTCCCCCGCGAAACGGCCTTTGGCAAATCTGAGCCAGGAACTGGTGGAAAAGGAGCGGGAACGCCGGAATCAGGCGGAAAATGACCGGGAAGCGTGCAGACAGAAGTACCAGGAGACAGAAAATCGCTATCAGCAGGAAATGGCGGTTATCCGGGAACAGCAGATGCGCCTGTTGCAGAGGGAACAGAACGAAGAAGAAAGCCTGGAAGTGATGAAAAACCGCTGGGAAGAATGGGAAGAGAAAGCCAGGAAACGACTGAAAGACGGGGAAGAAAAACTCCAGGTTTCAAAAAAAGAATTGGATCGAGCCACGCAGAGCCTGCAAAAGTTTTTACAGGAAGAGAACCGGAAAAAAGGGCAGCTCGAAGAGGTACAGCGACAGTGTGAGATTTTCAAAGAGCAGGAAAAAGAAAAACGGACAGCTTATGAAGCGATGCGAAGCGAGCAGCAGTTTGAGACGGAAGAGGATTTTCAGAACGCATGCATGAAACCTGCAGAGCTGGAGCGCCGGGAAAAAGCGCTGGAAGCCTATGAAGAACAGCTCAGACAGAGCCGCCAGGAAGTGAACTGGCTGAGACAGCAGCTGAAAGGAAAAGAAACACCGGATCTTGCACAGACGGAAAGTGAGCTGAAAGAGCAAAAAGAACAGCAGCGGATGCAGGAGAGAGAACTCCGAAAACTGTACAGCCGCAGAGAGACGAATCAGCAGGCGGCCCGGAAGCTGCAACAGCTGACAAAGGAGAGGGAAGAACTGCGAAAACGGTATCAGGTGTTGAATACGCTCAGCCGTACCGCAAACGGCAGTCTCGCCGGTACAGCAAAGATTGATCTCGAATCGTATATGCAGCGGCAGTATTTTCAACAGATGATCCGCTGTGCGAACCGTCATCTGGAACGGATGGCAGCCGGACAGTTTTTGTTAAAATGCAGGAGCCTGGAAAACCTCTCTACTCAGGGAAATGCCGGGCTGGATCTCGATGTGTACAGCCTGATCACCGGAAAGGTGCGGGATGTCAAGACACTGTCCGGCGGGGAATCCTTCATGGCGGCACTGGCGCTGGCACTCGGGATGACGGATGTGATCACACAGGCTGTGGGAGCCGTCCACATCGATACGTTATTTATTGATGAGGGATTTGGCTCGCTCGATGAAAATGCGAGAGAACAGGCAATCCGCATCCTGCAGGGACTTTCCGGCGGCAGCCGCCTGGTGGGAATCATTTCCCATGTGACAGAGCTGAAAGAACAAATCGAGCAAAAACTGGTGGTGACAAAAGGAAAATCCGGCAGTAAAGTCGAGTGGAAATAA